Proteins found in one Corynebacterium sanguinis genomic segment:
- the alr gene encoding alanine racemase, translating to MDLLTARIDLDAIAHNTRLLSQLAGGARLMCVVKADAYNHGVARVVPVMDAAGADAFGTATLAEAAEVRELTAKPVVSWLWVPGQDIPAGIELGVPTLEHLRWLIDTHIGAPLHIKVDTGMHRSGLIEAHWDEAFSLAARAGLNVRGLMSHLAVADEPAHPYNDVQARAFRRAIERARAHGLDVQCNHLANTPSLLSRPDLVFDQVRAGLGLYGLEPIAGAEHGLRPAMTWVARILAVKPLAAGEALSYGLTWSAPEDGFIAVVPAGYADGVGRSWQGNLDVAIGARRYPQVGRVCMDQFLVWLGGNPEGVAGGDEAIIFGAGGMSATELAERVGTINYEIVCSPKGRTVRSFHGGRQA from the coding sequence ATGGATCTGCTCACCGCACGCATTGACTTGGACGCGATCGCGCACAACACGCGCCTGTTGTCCCAGCTCGCGGGCGGCGCGCGCCTGATGTGCGTGGTCAAAGCCGACGCCTACAACCACGGTGTCGCCCGGGTCGTGCCGGTGATGGACGCCGCGGGCGCCGACGCCTTCGGCACCGCCACGCTCGCCGAGGCTGCCGAGGTACGCGAGCTGACCGCCAAGCCCGTGGTGTCGTGGCTGTGGGTGCCGGGCCAGGACATCCCCGCCGGCATCGAGCTCGGCGTGCCCACCCTGGAGCATCTTCGCTGGCTTATCGACACCCACATCGGCGCCCCCCTGCACATCAAAGTGGACACCGGCATGCACCGCTCGGGGCTCATCGAGGCGCACTGGGACGAGGCGTTCTCCCTCGCGGCGCGCGCCGGGCTCAACGTGCGCGGGCTAATGAGCCACCTCGCCGTGGCCGACGAGCCGGCGCACCCGTACAACGACGTCCAAGCCCGGGCGTTTCGCCGCGCGATCGAGCGCGCCCGCGCGCACGGCCTCGACGTGCAGTGCAACCACCTCGCCAACACGCCGTCGCTGCTCAGCCGCCCGGATCTTGTTTTCGACCAGGTCCGCGCCGGGCTGGGCCTCTACGGGCTCGAACCGATCGCGGGGGCCGAGCACGGCCTGCGCCCGGCGATGACGTGGGTGGCGCGGATCCTTGCGGTCAAGCCGCTGGCGGCGGGCGAGGCGCTGAGCTACGGGCTGACCTGGAGCGCGCCTGAGGACGGGTTCATCGCGGTCGTTCCGGCGGGTTACGCCGACGGCGTGGGGCGCTCCTGGCAGGGCAACCTGGATGTGGCCATCGGCGCCAGGCGCTACCCGCAGGTGGGGCGCGTGTGCATGGACCAGTTCCTGGTCTGGCTCGGTGGCAACCCGGAGGGTGTGGCGGGGGGCGACGAGGCGATCATCTTCGGCGCCGGCGGGATGAGCGCGACCGAGCTCGCCGAGCGCGTCGGCACCATCAACTACGAGATCGTGTGCTCCCCGAAGGGGCGCACGGTGCGCAGCTTTCACGGAGGTAGGCAGGCATGA
- the glmS gene encoding glutamine--fructose-6-phosphate transaminase (isomerizing), with protein sequence MCGIVGYVGTKESLPIAVEALRRMEYRGYDSAGVAVVGENGIASAKRAGKLANLEDKISEIGEDTLTGTTVIGHTRWATHGRPTDENAHPHISFDGKVAIVHNGIIENFAALRAELERDGVELTSDTDSETAAHLLAKAYNEGETAGDFRASALHVLSRLEGAFTLLFVHADHPDQIIAARRSTPLMVGVGEGEMFLGSDVAAFIEHTKQAVELGHDSVVIITKDDYEILNFDGTPAEGKPFTIDWDLEAAEKGGYDSFMMKEIFEQPAAVRDTLAGHWANGRVTLDENNLTPTELKSFNQVFVVACGSAYHSGLAAKYAIEHWVRIPVQIEVASEFRYRDPVLDERTLVLAISQSGETADTLEAVRHAKTQGAKVLAVCNTNGSQIPRESDAVLYTHAGPEIGVASTKAFLAQVAANYIVGLALAQAKGTKYPDEITEIWKELEAIPDKIATALTVRDEVKRISETLGAVKTMLFLGRGVGFPIALEGALKLKELAYIHAEGFPAGELKHGPIALIEDDLPVVVIVPSPRGVSQLHSKIVSNIQEIRARGAKTIVIAEEGDTAVEPYANWLLRIPQTPTIMQPLLATVPLQFLAADIARENGNEDIDKPRNLAKSVTVE encoded by the coding sequence ATGTGTGGAATTGTTGGATATGTCGGCACGAAAGAATCGCTGCCCATCGCCGTTGAGGCCCTGCGCCGCATGGAATACCGCGGATACGATTCCGCGGGCGTTGCCGTTGTCGGCGAGAACGGCATTGCCAGCGCAAAGCGTGCCGGCAAGCTCGCCAACTTAGAGGACAAAATCTCTGAGATCGGCGAAGACACCCTCACCGGAACCACAGTTATCGGCCACACGCGCTGGGCCACCCACGGCCGACCGACGGACGAGAACGCGCACCCGCACATCTCCTTCGACGGCAAGGTCGCGATCGTGCACAACGGGATCATCGAGAACTTCGCCGCGCTGCGCGCGGAGCTCGAGCGCGACGGCGTCGAGCTGACTTCCGACACAGACTCTGAAACCGCCGCGCACCTGCTGGCCAAGGCGTACAACGAGGGGGAGACCGCGGGCGACTTCCGCGCCTCCGCGCTGCACGTTCTCAGCCGCCTGGAGGGCGCGTTCACGCTTTTGTTCGTGCACGCCGACCACCCCGACCAGATCATCGCCGCGCGTCGCTCTACGCCGCTGATGGTCGGCGTCGGCGAGGGCGAGATGTTCCTCGGCTCCGATGTCGCCGCCTTCATCGAGCACACGAAGCAGGCCGTCGAGCTGGGCCACGACTCCGTGGTGATCATCACCAAGGACGACTACGAGATCCTCAACTTCGACGGCACGCCCGCCGAGGGCAAACCATTTACCATCGACTGGGACCTCGAGGCCGCGGAGAAGGGCGGCTACGACTCCTTCATGATGAAGGAGATCTTCGAGCAGCCCGCCGCAGTGCGCGACACCCTGGCCGGCCACTGGGCCAACGGCCGTGTCACGCTGGATGAAAACAACCTCACCCCCACGGAGCTGAAGTCCTTCAACCAGGTGTTCGTTGTGGCCTGTGGATCCGCCTACCACTCCGGCCTGGCGGCCAAGTACGCCATCGAGCACTGGGTGCGCATCCCGGTCCAGATTGAGGTGGCCAGCGAGTTCCGCTACCGCGACCCGGTGCTCGACGAGCGCACGCTGGTGCTCGCGATCTCGCAGTCCGGCGAGACCGCCGACACGCTAGAGGCCGTGCGCCACGCGAAGACGCAGGGCGCGAAGGTGCTCGCGGTCTGCAACACCAACGGCTCGCAGATCCCGCGCGAGTCCGACGCTGTGCTCTACACCCACGCCGGCCCGGAGATCGGCGTGGCGTCGACCAAGGCGTTCCTCGCGCAGGTCGCGGCAAACTACATCGTCGGCCTCGCCCTGGCGCAAGCGAAGGGGACGAAATACCCGGACGAGATCACCGAGATCTGGAAGGAACTCGAGGCCATCCCGGACAAGATCGCCACCGCACTGACCGTGCGCGACGAGGTCAAGCGGATCTCTGAGACCCTGGGTGCTGTAAAAACCATGCTCTTCCTCGGCCGCGGCGTCGGCTTCCCGATCGCCCTGGAGGGCGCGCTCAAGCTCAAGGAGCTCGCCTACATCCACGCCGAGGGCTTCCCGGCGGGCGAGCTCAAGCACGGTCCGATCGCGCTGATTGAAGACGACCTGCCGGTCGTGGTCATCGTGCCCAGCCCGCGCGGCGTGAGCCAGCTGCACTCGAAGATCGTCTCCAATATCCAGGAGATCCGCGCGCGCGGGGCGAAGACGATCGTGATCGCGGAGGAGGGCGACACCGCCGTCGAGCCGTACGCCAACTGGCTGCTGCGCATCCCGCAGACGCCGACGATCATGCAGCCCCTGCTCGCCACCGTGCCGCTGCAGTTCCTTGCGGCGGACATCGCGCGCGAAAACGGCAACGAAGACATCGACAAGCCGCGCAACCTGGCCAAGTCGGTCACGGTCGAGTAG
- a CDS encoding dienelactone hydrolase family protein — protein MSAKLKKLSDLTKRGPHRVLEGDLGYTGLPGKVYAPAEGEGLPAIAFGHDWMKSIDDYHATLRHLASWGIVVAAPATESGFKPDHAGFSADLDSAMQILAGVRLGNGNITVAPGKIGVAGHGMGGGAAVLSAVDNHKVKAVAAIYPANTAPSSIQAARNIFLPGMVIGADDDSDSLFDPGNPAKLAYNWAGDVVYRIPAKGSQASFSEDGIVKRILGLARPNGKVQATVRGLLVGYFLHQLDGQSKYSDFSEADATGAKVTSLHGDDLAERAGLTRDDSSFSFF, from the coding sequence GTGTCTGCGAAATTGAAGAAGCTGTCTGATCTGACAAAGCGTGGCCCGCACCGGGTCCTCGAGGGCGACCTTGGCTACACCGGCCTGCCTGGGAAGGTGTACGCCCCGGCGGAAGGCGAGGGCCTTCCCGCGATTGCTTTCGGCCACGACTGGATGAAGAGCATCGACGATTACCATGCCACCCTGCGCCACCTGGCCAGCTGGGGAATTGTCGTCGCGGCCCCCGCCACCGAGTCGGGCTTCAAACCTGACCATGCCGGATTCTCCGCAGACTTGGACAGTGCGATGCAGATCCTTGCGGGCGTGCGCCTCGGCAACGGAAACATCACCGTGGCCCCGGGCAAGATTGGCGTTGCGGGACACGGCATGGGCGGCGGCGCCGCAGTGCTGTCCGCGGTGGACAACCACAAGGTCAAAGCCGTCGCCGCGATTTACCCGGCCAACACCGCGCCCTCGTCGATCCAGGCGGCGCGGAACATCTTCCTGCCGGGCATGGTCATCGGGGCCGACGATGACTCCGACTCCCTGTTCGACCCGGGCAACCCCGCGAAACTGGCGTACAACTGGGCTGGAGATGTGGTTTACCGAATCCCGGCCAAGGGGAGCCAGGCAAGCTTTAGCGAAGACGGCATAGTCAAGCGCATCCTGGGGCTGGCTCGCCCCAACGGGAAGGTGCAGGCAACGGTGCGCGGGCTGCTCGTGGGTTACTTCCTTCACCAGCTCGACGGCCAGAGCAAGTACTCCGACTTCAGCGAGGCCGACGCCACCGGCGCGAAGGTCACCTCGCTGCACGGGGACGATCTCGCGGAGCGCGCCGGCCTGACTCGCGACGACTCCAGCTTCTCCTTCTTCTAA
- the glmM gene encoding phosphoglucosamine mutase: MTRLFGTDGVRGLANEVLTAPLALKLGAAAAMVLTENRGSGKRRPTAIIGRDPRVSGEMLAAAMAAGMASKGVNVLRVGVIPTPGLAFLTDDYGADIGVMISASHNPMPDNGIKFFSAGGRKLPDEVEDKIEAAMEHLDDNGPTGTGVGRVIEEAPDARERYLAHLKRAVTTDLTGIKVVVDCANGAAYEIAPKAYEAAGAEVIPIFNTPDAFNINDGSGSTHMEQVQQAVVRHGADIGLAHDGDADRCLAVDAKGNIVDGDQIMAILATAMRDKNILQENTLVATVMSNLGLKLAMQREGITMKQTKVGDRYVLEELGRGGYSLGGEQSGHIVVPAFATTGDGTLSGLLLMARMAETGKSLEELAGVMKVLPQVLINVPVSDKSCIIDAEDVKAAVAEVEAELGDNGRVLLRPSGTEEVFRVMVEASEQEQARKIAGRLAAVVSSV; the protein is encoded by the coding sequence ATGACTCGCTTGTTTGGAACGGACGGCGTCCGTGGATTGGCCAATGAAGTTCTGACCGCTCCCTTGGCGCTGAAGCTGGGCGCAGCCGCCGCGATGGTGCTGACGGAGAACCGTGGTAGCGGCAAGCGCCGCCCGACCGCCATCATTGGGCGCGACCCGCGCGTCTCCGGCGAAATGCTGGCGGCCGCGATGGCAGCAGGCATGGCGTCGAAAGGTGTCAACGTGCTGCGCGTCGGCGTGATCCCAACCCCCGGCCTGGCCTTTCTTACCGACGACTACGGGGCCGACATCGGGGTAATGATTTCCGCCTCCCACAACCCCATGCCGGACAATGGCATCAAGTTCTTCTCCGCCGGCGGGCGCAAGCTTCCCGACGAGGTCGAGGACAAGATCGAAGCAGCGATGGAGCATCTGGACGACAACGGCCCGACCGGAACCGGCGTCGGGCGCGTCATCGAGGAAGCCCCCGATGCCCGCGAGCGCTACCTCGCTCACCTCAAGCGCGCGGTCACGACGGACCTGACCGGCATCAAGGTCGTGGTCGACTGCGCCAACGGCGCCGCCTACGAGATCGCGCCGAAGGCGTACGAGGCCGCGGGCGCCGAGGTGATTCCGATCTTCAACACCCCGGACGCGTTCAATATCAACGACGGTTCAGGCTCGACGCACATGGAGCAGGTGCAGCAGGCCGTCGTGCGCCACGGTGCCGACATCGGCTTGGCGCACGACGGCGATGCGGACCGCTGCCTTGCCGTCGACGCCAAGGGCAACATCGTCGACGGCGATCAGATCATGGCGATCCTCGCGACCGCGATGCGCGACAAGAACATCCTGCAGGAAAACACGCTGGTGGCGACGGTGATGAGCAACCTCGGCCTCAAGCTCGCGATGCAGCGCGAGGGAATCACCATGAAGCAGACCAAGGTGGGGGACCGTTACGTACTCGAGGAGCTCGGGCGCGGCGGCTACTCGCTCGGCGGCGAGCAGTCCGGCCACATCGTCGTGCCCGCCTTTGCGACGACCGGCGACGGCACCCTGTCCGGCCTGCTGCTGATGGCGCGCATGGCGGAAACCGGCAAGAGCCTTGAGGAACTTGCGGGCGTGATGAAGGTCCTGCCACAGGTGCTCATCAACGTCCCGGTGTCCGACAAGTCCTGCATCATCGACGCCGAAGACGTCAAGGCCGCGGTTGCGGAAGTCGAGGCTGAACTCGGTGACAACGGCCGCGTGTTGCTGCGGCCCTCGGGCACCGAGGAGGTATTCCGCGTCATGGTGGAGGCCTCTGAGCAGGAGCAAGCGCGCAAGATCGCGGGCCGCCTCGCGGCGGTCGTATCTTCGGTGTAG
- the rpsI gene encoding 30S ribosomal protein S9: MTEPNNYTEENFDAEVDVNLATAATEEFNYTIGDAVAPVVEGESEETVEPVSLHEGPIQTVGRRKRAIARVTVTEGDGTITVNGREFENYFPNKLHQQDILQPLTLLDRESQFNIKANISGGGPTGQAGALRLAIARALNVYNPAERPTLKKAGLLTRDARAVERKKAGLHKARRAPQYSKR; the protein is encoded by the coding sequence ATGACCGAGCCGAACAACTACACCGAAGAGAACTTCGACGCAGAGGTCGACGTCAACCTGGCGACCGCCGCGACCGAGGAATTCAACTACACCATCGGCGACGCCGTCGCTCCCGTGGTGGAGGGGGAGTCCGAGGAGACCGTCGAGCCGGTGTCCCTGCACGAGGGTCCGATCCAGACCGTTGGCCGCCGTAAGCGCGCCATCGCCCGCGTCACCGTGACGGAGGGCGACGGCACCATCACCGTCAACGGCCGTGAGTTCGAGAACTACTTCCCGAACAAGCTGCACCAGCAGGACATCCTGCAGCCGCTGACGCTGCTCGATCGCGAGAGCCAGTTCAACATCAAGGCCAACATCTCCGGTGGCGGCCCCACCGGCCAGGCCGGTGCACTGCGCCTCGCTATCGCCCGCGCACTCAACGTTTACAACCCGGCTGAGCGCCCGACCCTGAAGAAGGCCGGCCTGCTCACCCGTGATGCACGTGCCGTGGAGCGCAAGAAGGCAGGTCTGCACAAGGCCCGCCGCGCACCGCAGTACTCGAAGCGTTAA
- the rplM gene encoding 50S ribosomal protein L13, producing MSTYHPKSGDITRQWYVIDATDVVLGKLASTAADILRGKHKPQFTPNVDTGDHVIVINADKVHISSNKREREMRYRHSGYPGGLKSMTLGRALDERPDRVVEEAVRGMMPHNRLSRQSIKKLHVFVGSEHPYQAQKPETFEFKQVAQ from the coding sequence ATGTCTACTTACCACCCGAAGAGCGGTGACATTACCCGTCAGTGGTACGTCATCGACGCAACCGACGTGGTACTGGGCAAGCTCGCTTCCACCGCAGCGGACATCCTGCGCGGCAAGCACAAGCCCCAGTTCACGCCCAACGTTGACACCGGCGACCACGTCATCGTGATCAACGCCGACAAGGTCCACATCTCCTCCAACAAGCGCGAACGCGAGATGCGCTACCGCCACTCCGGTTACCCGGGCGGTTTGAAGTCCATGACCCTGGGTCGTGCTCTGGATGAGCGCCCGGATCGCGTCGTCGAGGAGGCAGTGCGCGGCATGATGCCGCACAACCGCCTTTCTCGCCAGTCCATCAAGAAGCTTCACGTCTTCGTCGGCTCCGAGCACCCCTACCAGGCTCAGAAGCCGGAAACCTTCGAGTTTAAGCAGGTGGCCCAGTAA
- a CDS encoding HNH endonuclease signature motif containing protein: MENTTQHLDPTEYFFRTQRPGDAVAALAQRKRDADFELFKAWADPAHCVDDFELEVAALQEAVGESRSAIEKAIFAYRRLSDLPQLRSTQSTTRVLDIKRLVAIDNVIAELCPEVSHEVLELIDAYLTDTFTPRKANQPLLSPKAITHRLKRFIAKFDERVDYDPKKRKDRAKAAEDFTLYEFSAGKRSGLTVECDNTTHAVMKEFRRQVAREHKVSESEAAKLILTGRHTTQPNVTIFGYAPLTPEGTVVPGASVFFPGSGWTDAAGTSEFDDLTEANPPRIINLDEVAEHEIAGYVPSSSMRAYAIARDGVCIWPGCDRDATECQLDHRVPFQENGATTPSNLYSLCQRHHNVKTDRRAYYVPDPATGDIVWLFPDGTYQLSQPEGFIGEHISPHNPRWNIDLDSRLRERDRVRTFFARGHKILDDFDLTQNVHDCMEALVDLEREFGMTFPFEPPLDDGDDLDADVAALIASDPYLRYGDAIY, from the coding sequence ATGGAAAACACTACTCAGCACTTAGACCCGACCGAGTACTTCTTTAGGACGCAGCGCCCGGGGGATGCCGTCGCCGCGCTCGCGCAGCGCAAGCGCGATGCCGACTTCGAGCTGTTCAAGGCGTGGGCAGATCCCGCGCACTGCGTCGACGATTTCGAGCTGGAGGTCGCAGCCCTCCAGGAGGCCGTGGGTGAGAGCAGGTCAGCGATCGAAAAAGCCATTTTTGCTTATCGACGCCTCTCCGACCTGCCCCAGCTCCGATCCACGCAAAGCACCACGCGCGTGCTGGACATCAAAAGGCTCGTCGCCATCGACAACGTCATCGCCGAACTCTGCCCCGAGGTCTCGCACGAGGTTCTGGAGCTTATCGACGCCTATCTCACCGACACTTTCACCCCACGCAAGGCAAACCAGCCGCTGCTGTCGCCGAAGGCGATCACGCACCGGCTGAAGCGGTTCATCGCCAAGTTCGACGAGCGGGTTGATTACGACCCGAAGAAGCGCAAGGACCGGGCGAAGGCGGCTGAGGACTTCACCCTCTACGAGTTTTCCGCCGGCAAGCGCTCCGGCCTGACGGTTGAGTGCGACAACACGACGCACGCGGTGATGAAGGAGTTTCGCCGCCAGGTTGCCCGGGAGCACAAGGTCTCCGAGAGCGAAGCCGCGAAACTGATCCTCACCGGCCGCCACACCACGCAGCCCAACGTCACCATTTTCGGGTACGCGCCGCTGACCCCGGAGGGCACCGTCGTGCCCGGGGCGTCGGTGTTCTTCCCCGGAAGCGGGTGGACGGACGCCGCGGGAACGTCCGAGTTCGACGACCTCACCGAGGCCAACCCGCCGCGCATCATCAACCTCGATGAGGTAGCGGAGCACGAGATTGCCGGCTACGTGCCGTCGTCTAGCATGCGCGCCTACGCAATTGCCCGCGACGGGGTGTGCATCTGGCCTGGCTGCGACCGCGATGCCACGGAATGCCAGCTGGACCACCGGGTTCCGTTCCAGGAAAATGGCGCGACGACCCCGTCGAATTTGTACTCGCTCTGTCAGCGGCACCACAACGTGAAGACGGACCGCCGGGCGTACTACGTCCCGGATCCCGCCACCGGTGACATCGTGTGGCTGTTCCCGGACGGGACCTACCAGCTGTCGCAACCCGAAGGGTTTATTGGTGAGCACATCAGCCCGCACAACCCGAGGTGGAATATCGACCTGGATTCTAGGCTGCGCGAGCGCGACCGGGTGAGGACGTTCTTCGCCCGCGGGCACAAGATCCTCGACGACTTCGACCTCACGCAGAACGTCCATGATTGCATGGAGGCGCTGGTGGATCTTGAACGTGAGTTCGGCATGACCTTCCCGTTCGAACCGCCACTGGACGATGGCGATGATCTCGACGCCGACGTTGCGGCGCTGATCGCCAGTGATCCGTACCTGCGGTACGGAGATGCGATCTACTAA
- a CDS encoding WXG100 family type VII secretion target has translation MTIKYEFGQLAGAAEDLRGSVAQINRMLDELKSGLQPMVSTWTGDAAEAYKVHQSEWDSATSDLNAILNSVAEAVDGGNSRMQQVNNAAAQSWG, from the coding sequence ATGACAATCAAGTACGAATTCGGCCAGCTCGCCGGGGCGGCCGAGGACCTGCGTGGTTCGGTCGCGCAGATCAACCGGATGCTCGACGAGCTCAAGAGCGGCCTGCAACCCATGGTCTCCACTTGGACGGGTGACGCGGCCGAGGCTTACAAGGTCCACCAAAGCGAGTGGGATTCGGCGACGAGCGACCTCAACGCCATCCTGAACAGCGTCGCCGAGGCTGTTGACGGGGGCAACAGCCGCATGCAGCAGGTCAACAACGCCGCCGCGCAAAGCTGGGGCTAG
- a CDS encoding WXG100 family type VII secretion target, whose product MAQLQTEADVMRSAANNVDDTNNAVNREIERIQGVVEGTRSYWQGEAQTSFDGVMLRYDDAQRRLGQALAAIAENLRDNAKNYENIEASNTDDLRSISTSAGLAL is encoded by the coding sequence ATGGCTCAGCTCCAAACTGAAGCCGACGTCATGCGCTCGGCCGCAAACAACGTGGACGACACAAACAACGCAGTCAACCGAGAGATCGAACGCATCCAGGGCGTCGTCGAAGGCACCCGCTCGTACTGGCAGGGCGAGGCCCAGACCAGCTTCGACGGGGTCATGCTGCGGTACGACGATGCGCAGCGCCGCCTCGGCCAGGCGCTCGCCGCGATCGCCGAGAACCTGCGCGACAACGCGAAGAACTACGAAAACATCGAAGCCTCCAACACCGACGACCTGCGCTCCATCAGCACCAGCGCGGGCCTTGCGCTCTAG
- a CDS encoding type VII secretion-associated protein — MTTTAADITVTVNSDTTTFAGLANVRRDDHPTPAEIAGYIRSVLGPAPGNAHVRVVAEAEDFALIARALGGYDVELSHEPTSGRSGGKHAIRDAEPADFFDDGPIDIARPEAEAPGIFPLDGWQIVVIGIAVVLCFGAILSTVLAAGSGDGDVVVESEIEPAPEIETTSESEPSTSEQAPPPPTVISRQGLTVEVPAGFSVEADGDMWRATGSDPDFRLQLAVDPLYQLPSEQLFTQIKAEIDADPTVELLSDDGTALTYREDSADGSHALWKTWAEADHQLSVGCHTRAEPTTVHSATCRMAMESATFSAAE; from the coding sequence ATGACGACCACCGCTGCCGACATCACCGTCACCGTCAACTCTGATACGACGACTTTCGCCGGGCTGGCCAACGTGCGCCGCGACGATCACCCGACACCCGCGGAGATCGCAGGTTACATCCGAAGCGTGCTCGGGCCCGCGCCGGGCAACGCGCACGTCCGCGTCGTGGCGGAGGCCGAGGACTTTGCCCTGATTGCCCGGGCGCTTGGCGGCTACGACGTGGAGCTCTCCCACGAACCGACTTCCGGGAGGTCAGGGGGCAAACACGCGATACGGGATGCGGAGCCCGCGGATTTCTTCGACGATGGGCCGATCGACATAGCGCGCCCCGAGGCGGAAGCGCCCGGGATCTTCCCCCTCGACGGGTGGCAGATCGTCGTGATCGGCATTGCCGTGGTGCTGTGTTTCGGCGCGATCTTGTCGACGGTGCTGGCTGCTGGTTCCGGTGACGGCGACGTTGTGGTGGAGTCTGAGATCGAGCCGGCGCCGGAGATTGAGACGACGTCGGAGAGTGAGCCGTCGACAAGCGAGCAAGCGCCGCCTCCGCCGACGGTGATTTCGCGGCAAGGCCTGACCGTGGAGGTGCCCGCGGGGTTTAGCGTCGAGGCCGATGGCGACATGTGGCGCGCGACGGGCAGCGACCCCGATTTTCGGCTGCAGCTGGCCGTCGACCCGCTCTACCAACTGCCGTCCGAGCAGCTGTTTACGCAGATCAAGGCGGAAATCGACGCGGACCCCACGGTCGAGCTGCTCAGCGACGACGGCACCGCGCTAACCTACCGCGAGGACAGCGCCGACGGGTCGCACGCGCTGTGGAAAACCTGGGCCGAGGCGGACCACCAGCTTTCGGTGGGGTGCCACACCCGCGCCGAACCGACGACGGTGCACAGCGCGACGTGCCGGATGGCCATGGAGTCGGCGACGTTTAGTGCGGCCGAGTAG